The DNA sequence GATCACACTTCTGTGAGAAAGGAGCTCCGTGAACTTGCTTTTAGATCTGTTCCCACCACTTTTATTGGGGATCCAGgtctcccagccctgtcctAATGATTAGAAGCAAGACGTTGCCTGACAGCCTCTCCCTGGGGGGTTTCTGAGGAGAAGTCCTGCAATTATGAGGGATGGGGGAGGCCTGGGAAAGCTGTGGAACAACAGGATGCAGCAGGTCTGATCTTGCAGTGCCCTGTGGATGGGGCAGGAAAGACTCGTCCGTGTTTCCTCGCCATGAACCCGGCATCGTTCCTCTTCCCCAGGATGAGAGTCACTCGGAGTGGGTGTCGTGTGTGCGTTTCTCCCCGAACAGCAGCAACCCCATCATAGTCTCCTGCGGCTGGGACAAGCTGGTGAAGGTGAGGTGGGATCAAAGGCTTCCCAAACAGCAAGCATCCTTCTCTGGGGTCCCTGTGATGGCAGTGGGAGGATCAGAGCAGCCAGAGTGCTCTggggaagggtttttttctcctctctgtaTCCCCAGAGTTGGGGTGCAGTAGCAGTGTTTAacccctttttcttctgcccccatttttttcctcacccaGGTTTGGAATTTGGCTAACTGCAAGCTGAAGACTAACCACATCGGGCACACAGGCTACCTGAACACAGTGACCGTCTCCCCTGATGGCTCCCTCTGTGCCTCTGGTGGCAAGGTATCTGTCGTGCGGTGGAGGGAAAGCTGAGACCCCCCCTGAGATGAGATCTTGGCATCCTACCAGCATTTCTGTCTCCCACCATGCGAATGGGCTCATCTTGGTCACAGCTTGAGTGGAGTGGTAACAGCCTAAAAATGGGGCCTGGTGGCAGATGTCAAGTGAGAGCAGGGAAGACCATGGCAAAGATGCTCCCCCAGTTCCAGGGACTTCTCTTTAGCTCTTCTGTTTTAGCCCttgatgtgttttctttccgTGTCCTTTAATTTTTCCGTATCCACCTTGGCTTGTAGCAAAGTACTCCAGCTTAACTGTGGTTGTGGAAAAGGGGCCTTGCCAGGGCAGGACAAATCAAGGCACAGGTGCCAAGCGCTGGGGTTTGTTCCAActccttctgctctgcaggacGGCCAGGCCATGCTGTGGGACCTGAATGAAGGCAAACACCTCTACACCTTGGATGGAGGAGACATCATCAATGCTCTCTGCTTCAGCCCCAACCGCTACTGGCTCTGTGCTGCCACCGGACCCAGCATCAAGATCTGGGTATGTCACCGCTCCAGTCCTCAGCCCCCTCTCTGTCCCATTTGGGCAGGGTGCCTACAGAAGATGCAAATACCTTCAGTTTCTGGGTTGTGCTGGGTTTGGAGTCACCTTCCTGGGTGGAGATCCTCACCTTAGCCCACAGATCGTGGAGGAAAAGCTCTCCTGGAGGAGTGTTCTCTGGGTTACACAGCAGCGACCGGTGCCTGTGGCCTCATCCCTTGGTCGTGGAGGGTTGCGGTGGCCATAGGGCAGAGCCACCATGCCATGATGAAACATTTCAATGCCATCTGACTGCATCTCTGTGTGGAAATCCAGAGGCTGTTTCTGAGCGACCCTCTGCTCCCTTGTGCTGTTCCAGAGTTGGGATTTGGTTGTGGGAATCTTTGTGCTGGACCCCTCATTCCTtcatggtggtttttttttttttttttttttttttttttccttttttcctcttgcaggaCCTGGAAGGCAAAATCATTGTGGACGAACTGAAGCAGGAGGTGatcagcaccagcagcaaagctgaacCACCCCAGTGCACTTCCCTGGCCTGGTCTGCAGATGGGCAGGTAAAAACCATTCCCTCCTTGCTGTCCCAGgatcccagccctggggaatGAGGATTGGAGGgatcttcctgctgcttttggggCACAGGAACCATGAAGAGACACTTGTGCCACACTCCTCGAGCTCTCTGCCAGCAAGGGAAAGAACTTCCTTGGGTTCCTTCCATCCCTGGGTCCCTTCTCAACCCCTGAGCTCGTCTCCTTCATCTTCCTAACCCCTGGGGCTGGTAGTTGTCCCTCTCTGCTTTGGGATTTGCTTTCTGAGGACCATAGGCCCTCGTGTCCTGAGGCTGGACCCGTCCAGCCCTTCCTGTGACCCAACTCGTTTCTCTCCACAGACACTGTTTGCTGGCTACACAGATAACCTTGTCCGGGTGTGGCAAGTCACCATTGGGACCAGATGAAGATGCGGTAGTGAGAAACCATAGATTTTtgtgtacaaaaaaaaataaagtcaatgAAATAATGCTCTGTTGAGCTTGCAGCCACCTTGTGTCCACTGTTGGGTCATCCCACA is a window from the Falco peregrinus isolate bFalPer1 chromosome 21, bFalPer1.pri, whole genome shotgun sequence genome containing:
- the RACK1 gene encoding receptor of activated protein C kinase 1; this encodes MTEQMTLRGTLKGHNGWVTQIATTPQFPDMILSASRDKTIIMWKLTRDETNYGIPQRALRGHSHFVSDVVISSDGQFALSGSWDGTLRLWDLTTGTTTRRFVGHTKDVLSVAFSSDNRQIVSGSRDKTIKLWNTLGVCKYTVQDESHSEWVSCVRFSPNSSNPIIVSCGWDKLVKVWNLANCKLKTNHIGHTGYLNTVTVSPDGSLCASGGKDGQAMLWDLNEGKHLYTLDGGDIINALCFSPNRYWLCAATGPSIKIWDLEGKIIVDELKQEVISTSSKAEPPQCTSLAWSADGQTLFAGYTDNLVRVWQVTIGTR